In a single window of the Magnolia sinica isolate HGM2019 chromosome 7, MsV1, whole genome shotgun sequence genome:
- the LOC131250585 gene encoding UDP-galactose/UDP-glucose transporter 4-like, with protein sequence MIMGAFIPGLRRKYLLHEYISTILLVVGLILFTLADAHTSPNFSLLGVVMVSGALVMDSFLGNFQEAIFTMNPETTQMEMLFCSTVVGLPFLIPPMLLTGELFMAWNSCSQIDTKDILFICGGAFIDLEKTISESYTESRFFYRVWSPSTCKHEGWWSNKCCCDIISTRISEFKAVATGLLVEETLSGAPVHTDGSHGLVI encoded by the exons ATGATAATGGGAGCCTTCATTCCCGGTCTCAGACGTAAATATCTGCTCCATGAATACATTTCCACCATTCTTCTAGTAGTGGGTTTGATCCTTTTCACCTTAGCAGACGCCCATACATCTCCGAATTTCAGTCTTCTTGGAGTTGTGATGGTGTCGGGTGCTTTGGTCATGGATTCTTTTCTGGGTAATTTTCAGGAAGCCATATTTACAATGAATCCTGAAACCACACAG ATGGAGATGCTCTTTTGCTCCACTGTGGTTGGGCTTCCTTTCTTGATTCCACCCATGCTTTTAACGGGGGAGCTATTCATGGCCTGGAATTCCTGCTCTCAG ATTGACACGAAGGATATTCTCTTCATATGTGGTGGTGCTTTTATTGACTTAGAAAAGACAATCTCAGAAAGTTATACG GAGTCAAGATTCTTCTATAGGGTTTGGAGCCCCAGTACATGCAAACATGAGGGCTGGTGGTCTAACAAATGCTGCTGTGACATCATCTCTACTAGAATCAGTGAGTTCAAAGCAGTTGCTACTGGACTACTTGTTGAGGAGACATTGTCTGGTGCACCAGTCCATACAGATGggtcccatggtttggtgatttaG
- the LOC131250586 gene encoding uncharacterized protein LOC131250586: protein MELHTKKSYDIAADHTTRSIIYLALELAMAEDAAMGLVLSAAAGGRGWTTGSGMEGSCYSKFNIRLVLSLLQCCGCNVFHKLVDNLNPFHEMKCYVNPSFSYKDPTKGDMRFKFLDIDNDDDDVFPLV, encoded by the exons ATGGAGCTGCATACTAAG AAGTCCTATGATATAGCTGCTGACCATACCACACGCTCTATCATTTACCTGGCATTGGAATTGGCCATGGCAGAG GATGCAGCGATGGGATTGGTTTTGAGCGCAGCTGCGGGCGGCAGAGGGTGGACGACAGGTTCGGGAATGGAAGGCTCTTG TTATTCAAAATTCAATATTCGCTTAGTTCTTTCTCTTTTGCAGTGTTGTGGCTGCAATGTCTTTCACAAGCTGGTCGATAATCTGAATCCGTTTCATGAGATGAAATGTTACGTGAACCCAAGTTTCAGCTATAAAGACCCGACCAAAGGAGACATGCGCTTCAAGTTTCTAGACattgacaatgatgatgatgatgttttccCTCTTGTGTGA